From the genome of Burkholderia pyrrocinia:
CAGGCCCGCCCCGTGCGGGCCTTTTTTATTGCGCGCGCCGTGCACCGCCCGCCGCATGCGGCCTATCTCACTTTTTTGTGACGCGCGAATGCACGTGCGGGGAAAGCAGGTCTATGATGGAGACTAAACGACAGTACGGGCGCCAAGACGCTGGCTGTGTCGATCATGGCGAGCAGGTCGACGGGAGACATTGATCGTCGTACTGCACGAATGCAGCATTTTCGTGTGCTATAAAGGATCGACATGCGGCGTACATAGCCGGGAGTGGGTCGCATGAAAGTGCCGCATTTCTTGCAATTGTTTTTGAGGCGAGTGTTTATGTCCTTCCCGAAAAAACGTCGGCGTGCCCAACAGGATGGCCAGGAGTCATTCCTTGCGGTTTTGCGCCACTCGAAACCTTTCGCCCAGCTCGACACCAAGATTGCCCGCGCCCGTGCGCAGGACGAACCCGTCCTCTACGCGCATGTGCTGCCCGGCCTCGACGTGCTCCTGTGCAGCGTGCGCGGCGCACAGCCGCCCTATCCGGCCATCGCCGAGCTGCGCAAGCGCTGCATCGAATCGATCGCCAACGCGCTCGAGCAGCCGCTGGACGGCCTCGAAAACGGCGGGTACTGGTACGAAGCGAACGGCTTCGGCTTCCTGGTATTCGCGAGCCGGGCGCGCGCGCGCATCCTGCCCGAGTTTGGTGCAGGCACGAAAGCGAGCCTGCGCGGCGGGCTCGGTCGACAGAACGCCGGCGACACGACACCACGCTCCCTCGGCTGAACCGCCAGTCATTCGATGGGCCGCCTCCGGGCGGCCCATCTGCCATTCATGCGCCCCGCGTTTACGTCACGCGGGCTGCTGACGCCCGTTGCCGGGCCGCACGATGTCGATGAACGCGGCGAAATCGGCGCCGGCGAGCCCCTGCGCGGCGCCGAGCCGCAACACCTGCTGCACGGTGGCCGACACGGGCATCACCGCGCCCGTGTCGCGCGCCGCGTCGGCGATCGCATCGACATCCTTCTGGAACGTGCCGAGTGCGCCGATCGGCGGATGGCCGCCCGACGTCATGCGCGGCACGAACGTCTGCAGCAGCACCGAATCGGCCCAGCCGCCGGCCAGCGCCTCGGCCAGGCGCGCGGCGTCGATGCCGCTCGCCTGCGCCAGGCCGACCGCCTCGGCGATCGCGGTCACCGTCGCGGTGACGATCGCCTGGTTGCACAGCTTCGCCGTCTGGCCCGCGCCCGCGTCGCCCATGTGCGTGATGCGCGACGCGTATGTGCCGATCAGCGGCCGCACCGCGTCGAGATCGGCCGCGCGGCCGCCGGCCATCACCGCGAGCGTGCCGGCCTGCGCGCCCGGCACGCCGCCCGACACCGGCGCATCGACCCAGCCGACGCCGAGCGCGGCCGCACGCGCCGCGTAGTCGCGCGTCGCGGCAGGCGGAATGCTCGAATGATCGACGATGCGCTGCAGGCGGCGCGAAGCCGCATCGCCGGAAAGCAGCCCGTGCTCGCCGAACACGACGTCGCCGACCGCGCGCCCGTCGAGCACGCACACGAATACCGTATCGACGCATTCAGCCAGCTCGCGCGGCGTGCCGACCACCTGCGCGCCGTCCTTCACGAGCGCCTCGGCCTTGTCGCGCGAGCGATTCCACACGCTGACCCGATGCCCGGCCGCCAGCAAATGACGAATCATCGGCGCGCCCATCAATCCCGGTCCGCAAAATCCGACTTCCACGATGTTCCTCGTCTCCGATATGGGTTGCACTTGCCGCTCATCATACCTATCACTCAAGAAGCCGGGCACGCGCGGCGCAGCTTCTGGACCGCGACCTGCACCGACGATATATGTCGATATCCCAGGGAGCGCATCATGAGCGACCACGTGTACAAGATGATCGAACTGACCGGTTCGTCGCAGCAATCGAGCGACGACGCCATCCGCAACGCGATCTCGAAAGCGGGCAAGACGCTGCACAACCTGCACTGGTTCCAGGTGACCGAAACGCGCGGCCACATCGAAGGCGACCAGGTCGTTCACTGGCAGGTCACGCTGAAGGTCGGCATGCGCATCGACGACTGACGCGCACGCCGCGTCACACGCCGCGCCGCGATCCGGATGCGCGCCATGCGCATCCGCGCGGCGCCGCACAACCCGCCTTCCACCCCGTTCAGGCCCCTTGTTCAGGCCCGGCCGGCGGGTGCCTGCGGGTATCCATCTCTTGACGCTGACTTTCGTTCATATTAAAAACGATATACCCACAGTACCCCTCGATCAGCCCAGACATATAACCCGGAGAAATCATGAGTCAGCAACGCGAGGCGATCGACACGTACCTCTTGCGCGTCTTGCACACCTTGTTGATGGAGCGCAGCGTCACGCGCGCGGCCGTCAAACTGAACCAGTCGCAACCGGCGATCAGCGCCGCGCTGCGGCGACTGCGCGACATCACCGGCGACCCGCTGCTGGTGCGAGGCAAATCCGGCATGGTGCCGACCGAATACGGGCTGCGTCTGCTCGAGCCCGTGCAGAACGCACTGCGTGAAATCGAGCGCATCAAGTTCCAGCAGCACAACTTCGACCCGGCCACGTCGATCCGCTGCTACCGGATCGGCTGCCCCGACTACCTGAACGTGCTGTTCGTGCCGACCGTCGTCGAGCGCTTCCGCCTGGCCGCGCCGAACGCGACGCTCGAGTTTCACTCGCTCGGCCCCGCGTTCGATTACGAACTCGCGCTGGAAGACGGCAAGCTCGACATCGTCGTCGGCAACTGGCCCGAACCACCCGAGCAACTGCACCTGTCGAACCTGTTCGTCGACGAAATCGTCTGCCTGATGAGCAACACGCACCCGTTCGCGAAGCGCGGCGGGCTCACGCTCGACCAGTACCTGAACGCGCCGCATCTCGCGCCGACGCCGTACTCGGTCGGCCAGCGCGGCGCGATCGACGTGCATCTCGCGCGCGAACGGCTCAAGCGCCACGTGGTCGTCACGCTGCCGTACTTCAACCTCGCGCCGTACGTGCTCGTGAAGTCCGACCTGATCTTCACCACCACGCGCCTGTTCGCCGATCACTACGCGAAGTTCCTGCCGCTGTCGGTCGTGCCGGCGCCGCTCGACTTCCCGCCGATGCAGTACTACCAGCTGTGGCACGAGCGCTGCCACTACTCCGACGAAGTGCGCTGGCTGCGCAGCCTCGTCGCCGAAGCCACCCGCACGCTGATCGAGGCGTAACGGCACGCGCCGCCCGCGCCGTCGCGGCGCAACACGGCGACGGCCGGCGGCACGCCCGGCAAGGCGGCCGCCGACTCGCTTCTTCAGGCTTCGCTCAGCGCGATGCCTCGACGAGCGCCTGCGCGAGCGCGTTATGGCGTTCGATGACGGGCGGCAGATCGAGCGTCGCCAGCCGCCCTTCCCGCACCACCACCTTCCCGTTCACCACCGTGTACGCCGTCTGCGACGGCGCGCAGAACACCAGCGCCGCAACAGGATCGTGCAGCGCGCCCGCGAACAGCGGCTGGCGCAGGTCGAACGCGGCGAAGTCCGCGGCCATGCCGGGCTTCAGCGCGCCGATATCGTCGCGGTTCAGCACCTTCGCGCCGCCGAGCGTCGCGATCTCGAGCGCTTCGCGCGCGGTCATCGCATCGGGCCCGAAACCGACCCGCTGCAGCAGCAGCGCCTGCCGCACTTCCGCGACCATCTGCGCGCCGTCGTTCGACGCAGAGCCATCGACGCCGAGGCCGACCGGCACGCCCGCGAGACGCATCTTCTTCACCGGCGCGATACCCGACGCGAGCCGCATGTTCGAGCACGGACAGTGCGCAACACCCGTGCCGGTGCGCGCGAACAAACCGATGCCCGCATCGTCGAGCTGCACGCAGTGCGCATGCCATACGTCGTGGCCGACCCAGCCGAGATCTTCCGCATATTCGGCGGGCGTCATCCCGAACTTCTCGCGGCTGTACGCGATGTCGTTGACGTTCTCCGCCAGGTGCGTGTGCAGCGACACGCCGTACTCGCGCGCGAGCACGGCGGCGTCGCGCATCAGCTCGCGGCTCACCGAGAACGGCGAGCACGGCGCGACCACCACGCGCAGCATTGCGTAGCGGCCTTCGTCGTGATAGGACTCGATCAAGCGCTGCGTGTCGCGCAGGATGTCGGGTTCGCGTTCGACGACGGAATCGGGCGGCAGCCCGCCGTCGCGCTGGCCGACGCTCATCGCGCCGCGGCTCGCGTGGAAGCGCATGCCGATCCGCTGCGCGGCGCCGATGCTGTCGTCGAGCCGGCTGCCGTTCGGGTAGATGTAAAGGTGGTCGCTCGACGTCGTGCAGCCCGACTGCAGCAGCTCGGCCATCGCGGTGAGCGTCGACACCTCGATCATCTCGGGCGTCAGGTGCGCCCAGATCCGGTACAGGTTCGTGAGCCAGCCGAACAGCTCGGCGTTCTGCGCGGCCGGCACCGCGCGCGTGAGGCTCTGGTACATGTGGTGGTGCGTGTTCACGAGCCCCGGGATCACGAGGTGGCCGCGCAGGTCGAGCACTTCGTCGGCCGTGTCGGGCAGCTCGGCGGTCGGGCCGACCGCGACGATCCGGTTGTCTTCGATATAGAGCCCTGCGTCGCGCAGCTCGCGGCGCGTGTCGTCCATGGTCACGAGCACGTCGGCGTGCTTGACCAACAGGGTTTTCGGGCGGGATGGGGATGCGTTCGGCGCGCGTGCGCCGGCGTGCTGCTCGAGGTTCATGCGTTCTCCGCGTCGGTCTGCCCCCAGGGGCTGAATCCTGGGGGTGGTCACAAAGCCGTTCGAACGCTGATTCGCGGCACGCCCCGGTGCCTGCGTCCGTTCGAACGCCCTGGCCCGGTTACCCGGCGTGCTCGCCGTCTTCGGGGTACGCGCGGGCCACAGGCCGACGCGCACGGCGGGAGGATCGCCCAAGCACGCGCGGCACACAATGCGCGATCCGGAATACCGCGCTTCACGGATTCGATATGGTACGCCGCGCGCGCTGGGTCCGTCCTGCCGCCGGAGGCCCGAAACGCCCGCTGGAAGCCCTGTCGGCGTGCCGTCGACAGCCGCTCATGCGCGGCGCATTATCTTTGATATCGCGCCCGTATTTGCTCGGGGAACCTTTTTACAATGCCTGCACGGCGCTCGCTTCACCTCGCCGACGGGTATGTAGCCACGTGACGTGGAGCCTCGATCCGCCGCACAGTCAATGGATCGAGTCGCCGCCGAACCTCGCATTCATACAAGGACGCAACGAATGGGAAAGCTCACTACCCACGTACTCGATACGGCGCACGGTCGTCCCGGCGCTGCACTCAAGGTGGACCTCTACGCGCTGGACGGCGAATCGCGCCGCGCGATCAAGACCGTACTGACCAATAGCGACGGCCGCTGCGACGAACCCCTGCTCGAAGGCGCCGCGCTCGCCGCCGGCGAATACGAACTCGTGTTCCATGCCGGCGACTACTTCGCGTCGCTCGGCGTGAAGGTGCCCGAACCCCGTTTCGTCGACCGCGTCGTGCTGCGCTTCGGCATCGCCGACACCGGCTCGCACTACCACGTGCCGCTGCTCGTGTCGCCGTGGTCGTACAGCACCTATCGCGGCAGCTGACATACGCATCGGCGCCCACATCAAAGACAAACGATCTGAGTCTGGAGGAGTTTCATGGAAGGCTTCATCACCGACTGGCTGAACCTCGCGCTGCGATGGCTGCACGTCATCGTCGCCATTGCGTGGATCGGCGAGTCGTTCTATTTCGTCGCGCTCGACAACAGCCTGAAACCGCCGACCGACCCGAACCAGCGCAAGCGCGGTGTGTTCGGCGAACTGTGGCACGTCCACGGCGGCGGTTTCTACAACATGCAGAAGTACACGGTCGCCCCGCCGGAAATGCCGGATGACCTGCACTGGTCGAAGTGGCCGTCGTACACGACCTGGCTGTCGGGCTTCTCGCTGTTCTTCGTGCTGTACCTGCTCGCGCCGAACACCTACCTGATCGACAAGAGCGTGCTCGACATGGGCCCGGTGGTCGCCGTCGCGTCCGCGCTCGGCTTCCTCGCCGCCGGCTGGATCGTCTACGACTCGCTGTGCCGCATCCTCGGCACCAACGACCGCGTGCTCGGCATCTGCGTCGGCCTCTACGTCGTCGTCGCCGCGTACCTCGCGTGCCACATCTTCGCGGGCCGTGCCGCCTACCTGATCGTCGGCGCGATGCTCGCGACGATCATGTCGGCGAACGTGTTCTTCGTGATCATCCCCGGCCAGCGCAAGATGGTCGACAAGATGCTCAAGGGCGAAGAGCCGAACCCGATCTACGGCAAGCGCGGCAAGCAGCGCTCGGTGCACAACACGTACTTCACGCTGCCCGTCGTGTTCGCGATGCTGTCGAACCACTATGCGATGACGTACACGAACAAGTTCAACTGGGTCGTGCTCGTGCTGATCATGCTGGCCGGCGCGCTGATCCGTCAGTTCTTCGTGATGCGTCACCGCGGCAAGCAGCTGTGGTACCTGCCGATCGGCGGCGTCGCGCTGCTGGCCGGCGCGCTGGTGTGGACGACGCCGAAGCCGGTCGCACCGGAAGCGCAAGCCGCGAACGCGCCGAAGATCGTGATCAACGACATCATGCCGATCCTGCAGCAGCGCTGCGTCGAGTGCCACTCGTCGAAGCCGACGCTGATGGGCAGCGCACCCGCGGGCGTGATGTTCGACACGCCGGACGAAGTGTCGAAGAACGCGCAGCGTATCTACGAACAGGCCGTGCGCCTGAAGGCGATGCCGATCGGCAACGTCACGCACATGACCGACGACGAGCGGACGAAGCTCGCCGCCTGGTTCGAGGGTGGCGCGGTCAAGTAAGCCGTCGTGCGCCGGTTGCCGGCGCGATCCTCTCCGTTCGCGGGCCCGGTGACGGGCCCGTTTTTTTGCCTGTTCCGAATGCGCCGCCCGCTAACTGCCCATCGCGTCGCGCTGGAGCGCGACGAGCGCATCGAGCGCGCGCGGGCCGTCGTCGAACGGCACGAAGATATGATCGTGGTACGCGGCGGCCATCACGTTGCAACTGATGCCGGCCGCACCGAGCGCCCGCGCGAATGCCGCGGTGAGGCCAACGGCCGCGAGATCGGAATGCACGGTCAGCGTGATCCACGCGGCGCGGAACAGCACGGGCCAGCCGCGACGTGAGGCCACCTCCTCGCGGACGACGACCGTCAGGCCTTCCGCTTCGCGGAACGTCGCAATCGTTTCGGATAACGATACGTCTGCATCGGTCGGCAGCGATACGAACGCGTACGCGCCCGGATGCAGCTCGGGTTGCATCGTGCGCAGCAGGATTGCGAGGTCGTTTTCAGGTTGGCTCATCGGAGGAACACGCCCGGAACCGGACGTCGTGCGGTGGCGATGCGGGCACGATAGCACGCGCGGCGATGGCACTACGCATCCACCATTGCCACTTCGTCCGCGAGCCAGCCGCGCAACGCGACGATGCGCGGATCATCCTGCGTCCGCTCCGGATACACGACGTGATAGGCCACCTCGGGCGACAGCGCGACGCTCACGTCGAACAGCCGCACGAGGCGTCCGTCCGCGAGATCGCGCGCGATCATGTGCGGCTCCGCGAGACCGACCGCCGCGCCGTCCGTCACGGCCTGCACGACGTGGCTCGAATCCGGAAACGCGACGCACCGGCTGTCGTCGAAACCATCGACGCCGGCCGCGGCCATCCATGCCGACCAGCGCGGCCAGATCATGCCGTCGACTTCGCAGTCCACATGGCAAAGCGTGTGGCGCAGCAAATCGCGCGGCTTGCGCAGCGGCGGCCCGGCCGACAGCAGCGCCGGGCTGCACACCGCGACGACCGACGTGCCGAACAGGCGCTGCGCGCACGCGCCGCGATAACGCCCGGTGCCGAAGCGGATCGCGACATCCACGTCGTCGTCATCGAAATCGCGCAACCGGTCGGTGATGTCGAACGTCAGTTCGAACGCCGGATGCGCGGCCCTGAAACGCGGCAGGCGCGGCAGCAGCCAGTGCGTCGCAAAGCGCGCGCCGACCGACACGCGAAGCTCCGTCTGTTCCCGCGCGGCGCGCCGCGCCCGTGCAGTCGCGCGCTGCAGGCCCGCCAGCGCATCGGCGGCCGCGCCGGCCAGCACGACGCCGGCCGGCGTCAGCCGGATGCTGCGGCTCGTGCGAATGAACAGCTCGATGCCGAGCTGCGCCTCGATTTCCTTGATCTGGTGGCTGACCGCCGCCGGCGTCAGCCCGACCTCGTCGGCCGCCCGCGAGAAATTCAGGTGCCGCGCCGCCGCATCGAACGTTCTCAGCGCGCGCGTACCGGGCCACATGCGTTCCATCGATCTTCAAAAATAATTTGATGACCGTTGCAAAACTACTCGTTTTTCAGCACGCCATCAATCGGCAAACAATAGGTTTTCTTGAAGATGCCGCGAGCCGCCCCGTGCCCGAGGCCGAACCCGGAGATTCGCCGATGACCGCTGCCCCTTTCCCGTCCGTCGCCCGGATCAACGGCGTGGCCGCCACGCAAGACGCGCTCGCCGCGCTGGCGTTCGCGGGCCATGCGCATTTCACCGCGATGCAGGTGCGCGACGGCTGCGTGCGCGGCCTCGACCTGCACCTCGCGCGGTTGCGCGATGCATCGAACGCGCTGTTCGGCCAGGCGTTGCCCGACGAGCGGATTCGCGCGTTCCTGCGCGCCGCGCTCGAGCGCGCACCGTCGGCGCTGTCGCTGACCGCAACCGTGCATGCGACGACGGGCGAATTCGTCGCGGCGCGCGACGACGAAGCACTCGACGTGCTGGTTCGTACCGCCGCGCCGTCGTCGGGGCCGGCCGGCCCGCTCGACCTCGCGCTTTTCGAATACGAGCGCGTGCTGCCCGACATCAAGCACGTCGGCGAAGTCGCGAAGACGCATTTCCTGCGCCGCGCGGTCGCGCAGGGTTTCGACGATGCGGCGTTCACCGATCGCCACGGGCGCATCAGCGAAGGCTCGATCTGGAACCTGGCGTTCTGGACCGGCGATGCAGTCATATGGCCGGTGGCCGGCATGCTCGGCGGCGTCACGATGCGCATCGTGCGCCGGCAACTGGCGCGCCTCGGCGTCGCGCAGCACGATCGCGAACTGACGCCGGCCGATATTCCTTCGATGGCCGGCGCCATCGTGATGAATTCGTGGACGCCCGGTATCGCCGTGCGCCGGTTCGGCACGGCGACGCTGCCCGACTCGCCGTCGTTCGCCGCGCTGCTGCATCGCGCGTATGAGCAGGAGCCGCTCGTCGCCCTGTGACGTGCGCCGACACGAAACGCTGCCGGCCACCTCACCCGTCGACAGGCTCCGGCAGCCGCGCGATCGCCTTGATCTCGAACTGGAAGCCGTACAACCAGGTCACGCCGACGGCGGTCAGCGTCGGGTGCGGCGCGTCGCCCCAATACTCGGGGACGATCTCCCAGATCCGCTCGAACGTCGCTTCAGGGTCGACGAGGAACACCGTCACGTCGACGACATCGTCGAACGTGCAGCCGGCCGCACGCAGCACCGCGTTCAGGTTGTCGAACGCGCGGCGGACCTGCGCGCCCAGCTCCGGCTCGGGCGAACCGTCGTCGCGGCTGCCGACCTGCCCGGACACGAACAGGAAGCCGTTCGAGCCCAGCGCCGGCGAATAGCGGTTGCGCTCATACAGCGCCCGGCGACCGGGCGGGAAAACTACGCTACGCTTTGCCATCCAACACCTCCATCAGTCAGTGGGGCGAAGCCGCCCCTGCATCAACGATGAAGGCACTTTAAGGACCGTTGCCCGGCGGATAAACCGGCAACCCTGCCCAACACTGTTTGTGCGGCCCAAACAATTCCCGACGACGCGGAGCCCCGACCCGATGGATCGATTCGACGCAATGCAGGCGTTCGCCCGCGTAGTGGAAGCCGGCAGCTTCACGAAGGCGGCCGAGACGCTGCACATGAGCCGCACCACCGTCACGCAACTGGTGCAGCAGCTCGAAGCGCGGTTGCGCGTGAAGCTGTTCAACCGCACGACGCGCAAGGTCGTGGTCACGGCCGACGGCGCTGCGTACTACGAGCGCGTGGTGCGGCTGCTGGCCGACATGGACGATGCCGAAACGAGCCTGTCCGCCGCGTCCGCTTCGCCCCGCGGGCGGCTGCGCGTGGACGTGCCGAGCCCGTTCGCGCGCCTGATCCTGATCCCCGCGCTGCCTGCTTTCCATGCGCGCTATCCGGACCTCCAGCTCGACATGGGCGTCAGCGACCGCGTGGTGGACGTGATCGGCGAGAGCGTCGACTGCGTCGTGCGCGGCGGCGAACCGGCCGACCGCTCGCTGGTCGCGCGCCGCGTCGGCGACCTGCGGCTCGGCGTGTACGCGTCGCCGGCCTATCTCGCGCGTGCCGGCACGCCGTCGCATCCGAACGAACTGGAAGACACGCATCACCGGATCGTCGGCTTCCTGTGGGCGCGTACCGGCAAGGCGCTGCCGTTTGCGATGGAATGCGACGGCGAGCGCGTCGACGTGCGCGGACGCTACGTGCTCGCCGTCGACGACGGCAATGCGTACCTCGAGGCCGGCCTCGCCGGGCTGGGCATTCTGTGGCTGCCCGACTACATGGCTGCCGCGCATCGCGCGCGTGGCGAACTGGTGCCGCTGTTCGAAGCGTGGCAGCTCGAACCGATG
Proteins encoded in this window:
- a CDS encoding LysR substrate-binding domain-containing protein, with product MSQQREAIDTYLLRVLHTLLMERSVTRAAVKLNQSQPAISAALRRLRDITGDPLLVRGKSGMVPTEYGLRLLEPVQNALREIERIKFQQHNFDPATSIRCYRIGCPDYLNVLFVPTVVERFRLAAPNATLEFHSLGPAFDYELALEDGKLDIVVGNWPEPPEQLHLSNLFVDEIVCLMSNTHPFAKRGGLTLDQYLNAPHLAPTPYSVGQRGAIDVHLARERLKRHVVVTLPYFNLAPYVLVKSDLIFTTTRLFADHYAKFLPLSVVPAPLDFPPMQYYQLWHERCHYSDEVRWLRSLVAEATRTLIEA
- a CDS encoding LysR family transcriptional regulator, with the translated sequence MDRFDAMQAFARVVEAGSFTKAAETLHMSRTTVTQLVQQLEARLRVKLFNRTTRKVVVTADGAAYYERVVRLLADMDDAETSLSAASASPRGRLRVDVPSPFARLILIPALPAFHARYPDLQLDMGVSDRVVDVIGESVDCVVRGGEPADRSLVARRVGDLRLGVYASPAYLARAGTPSHPNELEDTHHRIVGFLWARTGKALPFAMECDGERVDVRGRYVLAVDDGNAYLEAGLAGLGILWLPDYMAAAHRARGELVPLFEAWQLEPMPMYVAFPPNRHVSAKVRVFVDWIADLMAQHAPVANRRRGGNGSRDTRKAVAT
- a CDS encoding ACT domain-containing protein gives rise to the protein MSQPENDLAILLRTMQPELHPGAYAFVSLPTDADVSLSETIATFREAEGLTVVVREEVASRRGWPVLFRAAWITLTVHSDLAAVGLTAAFARALGAAGISCNVMAAAYHDHIFVPFDDGPRALDALVALQRDAMGS
- a CDS encoding dodecin, with the protein product MSDHVYKMIELTGSSQQSSDDAIRNAISKAGKTLHNLHWFQVTETRGHIEGDQVVHWQVTLKVGMRIDD
- a CDS encoding LysR substrate-binding domain-containing protein, with translation MERMWPGTRALRTFDAAARHLNFSRAADEVGLTPAAVSHQIKEIEAQLGIELFIRTSRSIRLTPAGVVLAGAAADALAGLQRATARARRAAREQTELRVSVGARFATHWLLPRLPRFRAAHPAFELTFDITDRLRDFDDDDVDVAIRFGTGRYRGACAQRLFGTSVVAVCSPALLSAGPPLRKPRDLLRHTLCHVDCEVDGMIWPRWSAWMAAAGVDGFDDSRCVAFPDSSHVVQAVTDGAAVGLAEPHMIARDLADGRLVRLFDVSVALSPEVAYHVVYPERTQDDPRIVALRGWLADEVAMVDA
- a CDS encoding RidA family protein, whose product is MAKRSVVFPPGRRALYERNRYSPALGSNGFLFVSGQVGSRDDGSPEPELGAQVRRAFDNLNAVLRAAGCTFDDVVDVTVFLVDPEATFERIWEIVPEYWGDAPHPTLTAVGVTWLYGFQFEIKAIARLPEPVDG
- a CDS encoding urate hydroxylase PuuD; the encoded protein is MEGFITDWLNLALRWLHVIVAIAWIGESFYFVALDNSLKPPTDPNQRKRGVFGELWHVHGGGFYNMQKYTVAPPEMPDDLHWSKWPSYTTWLSGFSLFFVLYLLAPNTYLIDKSVLDMGPVVAVASALGFLAAGWIVYDSLCRILGTNDRVLGICVGLYVVVAAYLACHIFAGRAAYLIVGAMLATIMSANVFFVIIPGQRKMVDKMLKGEEPNPIYGKRGKQRSVHNTYFTLPVVFAMLSNHYAMTYTNKFNWVVLVLIMLAGALIRQFFVMRHRGKQLWYLPIGGVALLAGALVWTTPKPVAPEAQAANAPKIVINDIMPILQQRCVECHSSKPTLMGSAPAGVMFDTPDEVSKNAQRIYEQAVRLKAMPIGNVTHMTDDERTKLAAWFEGGAVK
- a CDS encoding aminotransferase class IV family protein gives rise to the protein MTAAPFPSVARINGVAATQDALAALAFAGHAHFTAMQVRDGCVRGLDLHLARLRDASNALFGQALPDERIRAFLRAALERAPSALSLTATVHATTGEFVAARDDEALDVLVRTAAPSSGPAGPLDLALFEYERVLPDIKHVGEVAKTHFLRRAVAQGFDDAAFTDRHGRISEGSIWNLAFWTGDAVIWPVAGMLGGVTMRIVRRQLARLGVAQHDRELTPADIPSMAGAIVMNSWTPGIAVRRFGTATLPDSPSFAALLHRAYEQEPLVAL
- a CDS encoding NAD(P)-dependent oxidoreductase, with amino-acid sequence MEVGFCGPGLMGAPMIRHLLAAGHRVSVWNRSRDKAEALVKDGAQVVGTPRELAECVDTVFVCVLDGRAVGDVVFGEHGLLSGDAASRRLQRIVDHSSIPPAATRDYAARAAALGVGWVDAPVSGGVPGAQAGTLAVMAGGRAADLDAVRPLIGTYASRITHMGDAGAGQTAKLCNQAIVTATVTAIAEAVGLAQASGIDAARLAEALAGGWADSVLLQTFVPRMTSGGHPPIGALGTFQKDVDAIADAARDTGAVMPVSATVQQVLRLGAAQGLAGADFAAFIDIVRPGNGRQQPA
- a CDS encoding 8-oxoguanine deaminase gives rise to the protein MNLEQHAGARAPNASPSRPKTLLVKHADVLVTMDDTRRELRDAGLYIEDNRIVAVGPTAELPDTADEVLDLRGHLVIPGLVNTHHHMYQSLTRAVPAAQNAELFGWLTNLYRIWAHLTPEMIEVSTLTAMAELLQSGCTTSSDHLYIYPNGSRLDDSIGAAQRIGMRFHASRGAMSVGQRDGGLPPDSVVEREPDILRDTQRLIESYHDEGRYAMLRVVVAPCSPFSVSRELMRDAAVLAREYGVSLHTHLAENVNDIAYSREKFGMTPAEYAEDLGWVGHDVWHAHCVQLDDAGIGLFARTGTGVAHCPCSNMRLASGIAPVKKMRLAGVPVGLGVDGSASNDGAQMVAEVRQALLLQRVGFGPDAMTAREALEIATLGGAKVLNRDDIGALKPGMAADFAAFDLRQPLFAGALHDPVAALVFCAPSQTAYTVVNGKVVVREGRLATLDLPPVIERHNALAQALVEASR
- the uraH gene encoding hydroxyisourate hydrolase gives rise to the protein MGKLTTHVLDTAHGRPGAALKVDLYALDGESRRAIKTVLTNSDGRCDEPLLEGAALAAGEYELVFHAGDYFASLGVKVPEPRFVDRVVLRFGIADTGSHYHVPLLVSPWSYSTYRGS